The following is a genomic window from Bacteroidales bacterium.
GAATGGGTTTTCTCTGAATGGCTTGTCTCTGAATGGCTTGTCTCTGAATGGCTTGTCTCTGAATGGCTTGTCTATGAATGGCTTGTCTCTGAATGGCTTGTCTATGAATGGCTTGTCTATGAATGGGTCTCCGGATGTACCTGGCCTCTGTATTTATTCCGTGCTCTCCATGTAGCGGGAGGAGAGCTCTGCGACCAGCTCCCGGATGGTGTCAAAGGCAGCTTTGGTCTCGTCGGTTATCATGGTCTTCTTCAGTTTCAGGATCAGCAGTCCGTAAAGTCCGTTCAGGGCCACCTGTATATCACTTACCTTGCTGTAACCCGAGCGCATCCTCAGGGCCTCCAGATGTGGTCTGGCTTTCTGATAGCTCTCCTTATAGGAGTTATCGATCCCCAGCTTCAGCAGCTGATGATGCATTTCGCTGAGCTGCTCCGCCATGGTCTCCAGAAAAAGGAGATGTCCCGACTCCTCCTTCTTTTCATCCTGCATTCTGGTGATCAGGTTTTTGTACCACTCCCGCATCTCCCGCTTTACCTCATAGGGCACTTCGAACTTACTGATCAGGGTGGCTTCAATGCTGTCCAGGTTCAGATGATTGGCCCGTATCAGGTCCTCCACCTGATACATATATAAGAGGTATTCGGCAATATTTTCTTTTCGTTTTTGTTCGGCAATGATCATAATGTCAAATGGTATTCCGTTTATTAAAGTATTGATCTGAATAATGAGTATGAGAAAACCGGCTAATCCCGCAGCTGTCGCAGATACATCTGAATGGTATTCTGCAGTCCGTAATAAAGGGCATCGGAGATCAGGGCATGCCCGATGGAAACCTCTTCGACCCAGGGTATCTGCTGCTTAAACCAGCGCAGGTTCTGCAGGTCCAGGTCGTGCCCGGCATTAAGTCCCAGTCCCAGCTCACGGACCAGTTCTGCCGCCTGAACGAACGGGGCCACGGCCGCCTCCCGGTCCTCCTGAAACTGTCTGGCATATGGTTCCGTGTAGAGCTCTACCCGGTCGGTTCCCGTCTTTGCAGCCCCTTCGATAAATGTGACTTCGGTTCCCACAAAGATGGAAGTGCGTATCCCGTGCTTTTGAAACTCTTTGATCACTTCCACCAGGAAATCACGATTTTTCAGGGTATCCCATCCAGCCGAAGAGGTCAGAACCCCGGGCGGATCGGGAACCAGGGTCACCTGCTCCGGTTTCACTTCGGTGACCAGGGAGATAAAGGAATCGGAAGGATAGCCTTCGATGTTAAATTCGGTGGTCACCAGCAGTTTAAGCAGCCTCACATCGCTGTAGCGGATATGCCGCTCATCGGGCCGCGGATGTACCGTAATCCCCTGTGCCCCGAAGTGCTCACAGTCGACTGCCACCTTCTGCACATCGGGGGTGTTCCCTCCCCGGGCATTGCGGAGGGTGGCAATCTTGTTGATATTTACACTGAGCCTGGTCAAAATCAGCTGCAAAGTTAGCAAATTAGCTTGGTCTATAGCTCAATTTCCAGAAGTTCCTGACCCAAATGATGCAGGGCCCGTTCAATCTTTTTCGATTGCCTGTTACTCGGAGTTTTAATCCCGGATGCATATTGGCTGATCAGGCTTTGATTCATTCCAGTCACTCTTGAAACTCCTGATTTCGTAAGAATCCCTGAAAACCACTCAAAAAGTGAAGCAATGTCCATTTTGAATGCAAGATCCCGTTCCCCGTCCCCGGCGAATTGAACCGGAACGGGCAGATTCTCTGATCGCATTCCTTCGATGTGAAATTCAATGGCATCCCTAATTTGATTGCGTACAGTGTGAATTGTCGCACCGGTCGCAACACATCCTGATAGATCAGGAAGGTATGCGGAATACCCATTTTCAGTTTTCTCCAGAACTACCAAAATTCTTGTATCTAAATCTCGATGCATTCTTATTATTGTTTTAGTTTTGCCTGTCTAAGAATACTTCCCAGAGTTCCTTTCTGAATATCATCTGAAGGTTTTCCTGAAACTGTAACTAAACCCTTCTTTTCAGGATGTTTAAATTGCCGGTGACTACCTCTTGTTCTTACCAATTGCCAACCTTCATTATTAAGAAATCTTATAACTCTGAAACTTTCATATTCTTTGAAATTGGAATTTCCAGTTCAAAGAACATCCCCAAAAGGGGTCGATATAAAAGTAATACTTTCGTTACTTCTATGCAAAAAAGTACAACTTTTGTTACTATTTTTCTCTGAGAAGATCAGCAAAGGGATGTCCTTTTCTGATTGATTGGACGAATCACCGGATAATCAGCTCATCAATCGATCTTTTGGGGACATGATGCACCCCTTTTTCGTCGCGCCAGTATTTGATATCGCCCCTGACCATCTCATCGATCACCACCTCTTCGACGGGTTTACCCAGGGCAAAAACCTGGATGATCTTGTACTGATCCGGAATATCCAGGATATCCCGCAGCCTTTCCCGCTGCACCGAACCAATGATGCATCCTCCGTACCCCTGCTCCACGGCAGTGAGCAGCATGCTCTGGGCGGCAATGCCATCGTCGCACCACCAGTCGTTGGTCAGCTCGAGATCGCCCAGCTGAATGATGTAGGCAGAAGGCCGCTCCCCGTCTTCGGGCCCGGGCCAGTCCTTCAGGAACCCGGCCCAAGCCAGGGTGGGAAAGATCCGGGCACAGTCCTCCTGGTTGTTAAATAAGAGATAGCGCAGGGGTTGCATATTGCGGGCCGACGCCGACAGGCGGGCCGCCTCCACCATCTCACGCAGAAGCCTCATGGGAAAGATCTCCGACTGATCAAAACGGCGATAGGAACGGTTTTTAAGAATCAGGTCTTTAAGCATGTCAGATAAGTTA
Proteins encoded in this region:
- a CDS encoding nitroreductase family protein produces the protein MLKDLILKNRSYRRFDQSEIFPMRLLREMVEAARLSASARNMQPLRYLLFNNQEDCARIFPTLAWAGFLKDWPGPEDGERPSAYIIQLGDLELTNDWWCDDGIAAQSMLLTAVEQGYGGCIIGSVQRERLRDILDIPDQYKIIQVFALGKPVEEVVIDEMVRGDIKYWRDEKGVHHVPKRSIDELIIR
- a CDS encoding DUF4924 family protein; its protein translation is MIIAEQKRKENIAEYLLYMYQVEDLIRANHLNLDSIEATLISKFEVPYEVKREMREWYKNLITRMQDEKKEESGHLLFLETMAEQLSEMHHQLLKLGIDNSYKESYQKARPHLEALRMRSGYSKVSDIQVALNGLYGLLILKLKKTMITDETKAAFDTIRELVAELSSRYMESTE
- a CDS encoding pyridoxine 5'-phosphate synthase → MTRLSVNINKIATLRNARGGNTPDVQKVAVDCEHFGAQGITVHPRPDERHIRYSDVRLLKLLVTTEFNIEGYPSDSFISLVTEVKPEQVTLVPDPPGVLTSSAGWDTLKNRDFLVEVIKEFQKHGIRTSIFVGTEVTFIEGAAKTGTDRVELYTEPYARQFQEDREAAVAPFVQAAELVRELGLGLNAGHDLDLQNLRWFKQQIPWVEEVSIGHALISDALYYGLQNTIQMYLRQLRD
- a CDS encoding type II toxin-antitoxin system HicB family antitoxin translates to MHRDLDTRILVVLEKTENGYSAYLPDLSGCVATGATIHTVRNQIRDAIEFHIEGMRSENLPVPVQFAGDGERDLAFKMDIASLFEWFSGILTKSGVSRVTGMNQSLISQYASGIKTPSNRQSKKIERALHHLGQELLEIEL
- a CDS encoding type II toxin-antitoxin system HicA family toxin; translation: MRFLNNEGWQLVRTRGSHRQFKHPEKKGLVTVSGKPSDDIQKGTLGSILRQAKLKQ